The following are encoded in a window of Chionomys nivalis chromosome X, mChiNiv1.1, whole genome shotgun sequence genomic DNA:
- the Ppp1r3f gene encoding protein phosphatase 1 regulatory subunit 3F, with translation MARTAPVEPPLRHPAPPSPAAGEPRASVEAAVAPRRVLFADEALGLPLAQLRRYRPWGGPGAGKMAAATGQDGGSGGADEDDDGEDGDEGEEEEEACPDPSPLCPVPAGGGFYLVPTFSLPPALGRLERLGRVMVELEALLPPPGAVPGGSGVWVPGGRPPVVRGLVRVLNRSFEKAVHVRASHDGWASFCDHPARYVPRSPPGAGVGGTGAGDPLLDPGLGLGPGQMSASSPDDGGRTDRFAFQLPFAEGAGDGARLDFVVRYETPEGTFWANNHGRNYTVLLRIAPAPTPTDAEGLPQQQQLQQLEPQPECQGPVEAEARQLKSCMKPVRRRPLEEELRMKSMEDNTLGEHPDVQESLGPLVAPTPLRPWPQMTLQVSEATVTRNPQEEGGIPRSNPPVAFTEVLQTPAIRIPPSTRGLGGPPRDQASGPDASDRVTGPFLEPSQHQVEATWESGGGRKAPTVGTVTDEPARGLEIVSGLEELLGEDTIDQELEQLYLSHLSRLRAAVAAGGGGEGSTDGGTSPSHSLGILTDRDLILKWPGPERALNSALAEEITLHYARLGCGVELIKDTEDPDDEGEGEEGLSITPSSPDGDSPKESPPEILSGARSVGDVWLPWAGGSRCDSPVVLATQGQFTENPEKGVGKDVNSLHMNRPIVGVTRSPGEAGTEARMEVPTGWTGSLLSISDNEPAAPALPEQHTALLSPPGTEVCPSSLANRHVTSQDEEGRSLNPESPERSPMPAAPAECMCGLTPQLWGPLTQTLGVLAGLVVVPVALNSGMSLLVLVLCLSLAWFS, from the exons ATGGCGCGCACGGCCCCTGTGGAGCCACCGCTGCGGCATCCCGCGCCCCCGTCGCCGGCTGCGGGAGAGCCCCGCGCCTCGGTTGAGGCGGCGGTGGCCCCGCGGAGGGTGCTGTTCGCTGACGAGGCCCTGGGGCTGCCTCTGGCGCAGCTACGCCGCTACCGGCCGTGGGGCGGGCCCGGGGCGGGCAAGATGGCGGCGGCGACCGGGCAAGATGGCGGCAGCGGCGGGGCTGATGAGGACGATGATGGCGAGGATGGGgatgaaggggaggaggaagaggaggcttgCCCCGATCCCTCGCCGCTGTGCCCCGTTCCCGCTGGCGGGGGGTTTTACCTGGTGCCCACATTTTCGTTGCCGCCCGCGCTGGGCCGTCTGGAGAGGTTGGGGCGTGTGATGGTGGAGCTGGAGGCGCTACTGCCGCCTCCTGGAGCGGTCCCCGGGGGTTCCGGGGTGTGGGTGCCTGGGGGGCGCCCGCCGGTGGTGCGCGGGTTGGTGCGCGTGCTGAACCGCTCCTTCGAGAAGGCGGTGCACGTGCGGGCCTCGCACGACGGCTGGGCTTCCTTCTGCGACCACCCAGCGCGCTATGTCCCACGCAGCCCGCctggggcaggagtgggaggaacagGAGCAGGAGATCCCCTCCTGGATCCAGGTCTAGGCCTGGGCCCTGGCCAGATGTCTGCCTCCTCGCCCGACGACGGTGGCCGCACTGACCGTTTTGCCTTCCAGCTGCCCTTTGCTGAGGGCGCGGGCGATGGGGCACGCCTCGACTTCGTGGTGCGCTATGAGACCCCCGAGGGCACTTTCTGGGCCAACAACCATGGCCGCAACTACACTGTCCTGCTCCGGATCGCACCCGCTCCCACACCCACTGATGCCGAAGGGctgccccagcagcagcagctgcagcagctggaGCCACAGCCTGAGTGCCAGGGTCctgtggaggctgaggccaggCAGCTGAAGAGCTGCATGAAGCCGGTGAGGCGCAG GCCTCTTGAGGAGGAGCTGAGGATGAAGAGCATGGAGGACAATACCCTTGGGG AACATCCTGATGTTCAAGAGTCACTGGGTCCTCTAGTGGCCCCCACCCCTCTCCGTCCATGGCCCCAGATGACACTTCAG GTTTCTGAAGCTACAGTGACCAGAAACCCTCAAGAAGAAGGCGGCATCCCCAGAAGCAACCCACCTGTGGCTTTTACAGAGGTCCTCCAGACACCAGCCATCAGGATTCCTCCATCTACCCGTGGCCTGGGTGGCCCTCCCAGGGACCAGGCCTCAGGGCCAGATGCAAGCGATAGAGTCACTGGGCCCTTCCTGGAACCCAGTCAACACCAGGTGGAGGCCACGTGGGAAAGCGGAGGGGGTCGAAAGGCCCCCACGGTGGGGACTGTGACAGATGAGCCCGCTCGGGGTCTGGAGATTGTGAGTGGGTTGGAGGAGCTGCTTGGTGAAGACACCATTGACCAGGAGTTGGAGCAGCTCTACCTGTCTCACCTGAGCCGCTTGCGGGCTGCTGTGGCAGCAGGGGGTGGCGGGGAGGGCTCTACAGATGGAGGGACGTCCCCCAGCCATTCCCTGGGCATACTCACGGACCGTGACCTGATCTTGAAGTGGCCTGGCCCTGAGAGGGCCCTGAACAGTGCCCTGGCCGAGGAGATCACGCTGCACTATGCGCGCCTGGGGTGTGGCGTGGAGCTCATCAAGGACACTGAGGACCCTGATGACGAGGGGGAGGGCGAAGAGGGGCTCTCCATCACTCCCTCTAGCCCTGACGGAGACAGCCCTAAGGAATCACCTCCAGAAATCCTCTCTGGGGCGCGCTCTGTGGGAGATGTGTGGCTCCCATGGGCTGGGGGCTCCAGATGTGACAGCCCTGTGGTTCTGGCAACACAGGGACAGTTTACTGAGAATCCAGAGAAAGGGGTGGGCAAGGACGTCAACTCTTTGCATATGAATAGGCCCATAGTTGGGGTGACCAGGTCCCCAGGAGAGGCTGGGACGGAAGCCCGGATGGAGGTTCCTACTGGGTGGACAGGCAGCTTGCTATCTATTTCTGATAATGAGCCGGCTGCCCCAGCTCTGCCAGAGCAGCACACTGCTCTCCTTAGTCCCCCAGGGACTGAAGTTTGTCCTTCTAGTTTAGCCAACCGTCATGTGACCTCCCAGGATGAAGAGGGTAGAAGCCTAAACCCTGAGTCCCCAGAGAGGTCTCCCATGCCAGCAGCCCCTGCAGAATGTATGTGTGGATTGACTCCTCAGCTTTGGGGGCCCTTGACTCAAACGCTGGGTGTCCTGGCTGGGCTAGTTGTGGTTCCTGTGGCTTTGAACAGTGGTATGTCCCTTCTGGTGCTTgtgctctgcctctctctggcCTGGTTCTCGTAG